In Acipenser ruthenus chromosome 1, fAciRut3.2 maternal haplotype, whole genome shotgun sequence, the genomic stretch TTCTGCAATTACATAAACATACACATACACTGTGGCAGCTTGCTTTAAAGTAACTCTTCTTTCCTGTTATGGGGCACTTAATTGCTTAACATCTTTAATCATTGCTTTCAatttagcaatttaaaaagacaaaaaaaaacaggtgaaatGTTGTAATTTGTGGGGTAATATTAAAAGTCTAATTAACAACAAGCCTATCTGCAAATACCGTAGGTTCCAGGACTCCGAGTTTACCTCTTGAAGAACATGACAGATTCTCAATCTCCTGGTACGTTACATGAAACAGCAACAGCTTTTTCTTGCTCtaaaaacaatttaacaaaacatttatttcaatctgattcttttattatttatttcttagcagacgcccttatccagggcgacttacaattattacaagatatcacattatttttacatacaattacccatttatacagttgggtttttactagagcaatctaggcaaagtaccttgctcaagggtacagcagcagtgtccccacctgggattgaacccccaaccctccggtcaagagtccagagccctaaccactactccacactgctgctcttccACTGCTCCTGAGCTGGCAACATCCCCGTCCCCTCTACCCTTTCCACCGCCACCTCTACCAGCAGCAGGGGTCCGGTTGTCTCTCGCTGGCCGCAGAACTGGAGGCTCTGGTGGCCCACTTCCTGCTCCGGCTCGCCCCCTGCCTCTTCCTTTGCCTGCTTGCCGCCAAGCAGGCTCCAATTATTTACTGTTTAACCTTCTGGATgaatacattatattattatacacTATGTCAATGTCCTAAACTAAGGAAGCTGAATTGCTACCccaccaattaaaaataaataaataaataaataaataattagcctAATGTAATTCCGTGACATGATCAGCAAGTTCTGTAAATCAATGTCAGCAATGCTCTAAGAATTCTGATTCTTACCTAATGATACATTTGGGCAAACTTTTGTATTATTCTAAGttttgttgtctgcaaatttaacaagtttgcttactataccagaatctaaatcattaatgtagattaggaatagcagatgacctaaaactgatccctgtggcacaccactggttacctcgctccattttgaggtttctcctctaatcagtactttctgttttctttttttatcatatatattttttttttattttagtctttgccaattatttttattattttctcccaattttagaatggccaaattattttttaagctcaactcaccgctaccacccctgtgctgactccaaagcgtgtgccatcagccgaccgctttatttcacactgcagacacactatgcagccacccaagagctacagcgtcggaggacaacgcagctctcgggcagcttacaggcaagaccgcaggcgcctggccagactacaggggtcgctggtgcgtggtgagccgaggacaccctggccgacctaaccctccctcccccagggcaACGCTCAGCAAATTGTGTACCGcgccctggaagctcccgtccatggttggttgtgaaatagcctggacttgaactcgtgacgtccagactatagagcgcatcctgcactccacgtggaatgcctttactggatgcgccactcgggagcccctagttttctacatgttaaccactccctaatccatgtgcatgcatttctttgaatcttcactgcattcagtttgagaattaattttttatgctgcactttgtcaaaagctttctggaaatctaaataaaccatgtcatatgctttgcaattatccattgtcgatgttgcagcctcaaaaaaatcaagcaggttagttagacaggatctccttttcctaaagctatgctgactgtctcccaggaaaCTGTTACcacataggtaattttccattttggatcttattatatccataagtttacatataatagaagtcaggcttattggtctgtagttacctggttcggttttgtctctctttttgtggatcggtattacgtttgcaattctccagtctgtcggtagaacccgtgtcaagagactgttgcatgatcttggttagcggtttgtaaataacttctttcatttctttgagtactattaagggcatctcatccggtccaggggatttgtttattttaagagttcctggtccctttaacacttctgcctgttatgctaaagttatttaaaactggataggaacaggtcgacatgtgggacatgttgtccgtatccgCCTTTgttaaaacttgtgaaaagtaatcatttaatatatttgctttttttttttttttttttacagctcccGTCATGCACTACAACGCACCACTGCTTTCCATCTACTTATGCAACGTGTCAGAGTAAGCTGGAATTTAATgaatgacattttctgaaaaatgaaTAGATATACAGTAGTAAAAGCTCAGCACAATTAAAACTGTGCTCCCTCATAAAATGTTAATTTCTTGTAGTCaaccactagatggtactgtagTTAATTTTAAATACATAGCTTAATCTGCATTATTTTAATCAAGCCTTTcttgttttgcattatttgttctaTAATTGTATCCTCTGAATTTCCAaaggaaatgaaacaaaacaacctCTACTTTTAGATATTTTTCCttgggaaacagtaaaaaaaaaaaaaaaaaaaaaagtatttgtttatcTGTTCAACAGTGTTTAAGTTATAGGTGTACGGTGTACATTCCTGTGTTCTATGTTCATTAATACAGTTAGTGTTTTTTGTAATGCTACTTCAGCACATATACTTACACTGTCTTCATGCAGTACTTTTTCTGCATTTCTTTCCCAGGACAGAATGGAGACACTGACAAATAAAATATCTTTAGTTCTATACACTTTGTTTAACATAAATCCTGTCTCAAAAGTGTATTGCAATGAATGGGCTCAGAGCGTACTACTATTGAGTTAGACAAATGTTCTTCAAAAGGTTGGTGCtactgtattttaatacaaattatttGTAAGGAATTGTTTTTAGAAATAGCAGTAAAGATACCTGCAGAAGACAATGAAGCAGTGCAGTTAGTTAACATGGTATTAACAATggtgaaaaatgtatttgttctCAGATATTCAGTATAGAATTCATAAAACTAAGGTTGAAGTGTGGAAGGATTTGAATCcatatccttttttaaaaaagactaTCAATCAAAACCTAACTTTGCTGCTGCATCCTAATGAGCTCAATGAAAAGGTATTTTCAGTCAAGTCCAACTGAAAGCTCTCCCCAGTTTGTCAATGATCAAAAGTGTATGTGTATTTGCCATGTtgtcaaataaatatttatatacagcaagtaatttttttttagatGCATTTGTTACAACAGCTTGGCATTcctgcagatatatatatatatatatatatatatatatatatatatatatatatatatatatatatatatatatatatatattgaaagtaCTCTCCTCTATTACAGATATATGTACTTTTAAATCTAGCCAAGGCccttcattttcttttaattgtattaaacattaaaataaaaaggatgaAAAGCAGTTGATTAGCTGTGAATTGCTTCCATTAGCTGTACATGTTATTAACTGTTGTATTGACTGTTTCTCTACATCAGTAGCACAGTACATTAAACATTATATAGCCTTGTATTGCACTAAAACTAGTTTATTATTTGATGTATGTGTCAGCATTCTTGATTGGCCTATATATTTGTGTTAATTGGTGAAAAAAACAACTTCTAGCCTTTGTAGGGGTCCAAAAGTATCATTACTTATTTCACAGCCTGCTCTTTATTCATGACCCCCCCTCTCCCAAAAGTGTACATGAACATGCTGACCTCAGAAGCTGGCCCTAGATttccaaaatgtaattattactCACTATAATGAAAGTTAAAATACACACCTTTGACTGGTTTACTGTTTCCTACAAACCCTTGGGCATTGTAGAATTTCAGTACCAAAATGTGATCATTATCTTTTTCTCTCTATGGCTCACGGATTTCCAAAGTGgtaaaaattattttttgtatttttatgattCCATCtaggcagctcaagtcattttaagTAAATTATATGTTATTACTTTCCAGTAGTAGTATTGTGTGACAGGCAGAATCTTCCAAtcaacttgtatttatttttggtttacaGAAGCTTTTTTTTGTATGGTATGGTGTGTACTGTGTCATTTCATCAACATTTTGAAGATGTCGTGCTTTTAGATATATTATTGTactgcatgtatttcaattaatTGTGCATGCATTTGCATACTAGGAGACTACAGTAACAAATAAGAACACATTATTTTCCGCCATTAAACAATGAATTGCAATTTCATTTAATGgtgtggtgctgtctttctgtaccatTTGCCATTCAAATGATTTTTTGTAAAGTGCGCTGGGATGCTTGCACATGAAGGATGTAATATAAATTAAATAGGTAAGGTATGGTATACACTGACACTGCTAAACACATTTTATCAGAAAGGAACTTGAGAGGCCAAACACgggtgtgttggggggggggggagtatccAGTGACAAAAACACATGGGGATGTGCtctataaatagggtgatcatggATGTTAGTGGATTAGATTTAATGTTAAACCAGGGTGCGTAAAGTGtttatagtgttttgtttgttttattatttaagattAAAGTGCACGAAAACGCAtcactgcagctttcttgtctctGAATCTGCTTCGTGGTAgaaacagccttgccagtgacgctaccctgtcacgtGGTGTGAGCAGCAGCATAGCGCCCCTAGAGACTCAGACCAGGAACTGCaggtttgaagaaaaaaaaaagaaactagagaaagaaaagaaaggaaaaaataaaattacatttctggTGGCTGTAGTACGTTTGCAGGTAGGTATGTGAATATTTGAAGCtctttttttttagcagaaaGTCAACACTGCCCTCAAACAACCCCGCACAGCACGCTCTGTACACTGCACATTTTGGACGGCCCCTAAATCCCTGCAagcattcagtaaaaaaaatgtaaagaaaggaCTTTGTATATTGTTTACttactcattccattcaaatatcATTTTCTCAGTCATCATACTGACTGTGTCGTAGCTATGAACCTTTTTTTCTCATTGATGCTATCTGAGTTAGTAAATTCATGTTTAAAGttttacaagtttaaaaaaaaaaaaaagtatcttctAAGTAAAATAATTCCAACACACGTTACTTAGCCCATAACACAAACACTAcacaaatgtatttgaatataCTGGGATGTTTGTTTGCACTGGACTTTTTTTCAACTACAGTACATTCTGCAATTTCTAAATTCTTGGAATGCTTGAACgtcatgtgtgtgagtgtgtgagagtctggtggctggtggccatcttggtgaaggcaCAGCCTGGAACCAAGTTGGCCAccatttgcacagccacatggttttGATTGTTAGATTTAATGATTCATTGTTTGATTGAGAGTGCATGAGAAGTGTGgtatgtggccaggtggtgatttaTTGAATAACTATTTGTCAATTAATCCCTGGCCACATATTATAAAAGGAGAGAAAGGATGTTTGTGTGTaggacaaggacaaggacaaggacaCGGACACGGACACGGACACTGAGACGGAGAACTGTGATAGCCATTAGCTTGTGTGTggtattttgtttcatttgaagAGTTTCCGTTTTGGTAGTGTttgcagtgttttgttcaaacttttattttgttcctgtgtttgtttgttttgatttaataAAAGTGCTTGAATAGCGCTAAACTGCAGTTTCCGTGTCTGGGTCTACTGTTTTCAAAGGGTGCAGACCAGCCTTGCCCGGGACGCTATGCCACACTAACCAAGAGCAAGGTCCATAAGTAGGCATTAAGCAAATGCAGAGGACTATAATGCATTTACGATGGTTTCAATCCCTACAGCTTTCATATTAAGGAACATATGCCCCAAACACAATAATGTAAGACTGAGCCATCTTTCTGCTAAAAAGTAGCTAGTAAATAGctgcaaatgtcattttatttgtgTCCACCTTGCCTTTTTATGGTGTTTACAAGGCAACAGGACTCAGAACCACTCACAATGAATGTAAACATCATATAAAGTGCAAAGTAAAGGAAATAATaaggacatttgaagctacttactctttaacactcAATTAGTCCTTAATTGAATACATGCCAATGGACAAAAAAGAAACTGCATGGGTTATGAAGCGGCGCTGTAAGATAAAAGCAcagataattttattttatttttttttaattttgacatACCCTGTAGTAGGACCTCAGACATTATTACTTTACCCTTAGATTGTTGTTTCTCAACCAAGACAGTGGAATAAATTTCTTTCATTGGAACTGCACTATCTCCCATAAATGCTTTAATATGCATACAGCCCCAAATACCAAAGAAAACATGTGCTGGTTTCATTGAAAACACACTCTTTCTTTCTACCTTACAATTTAAACAATTCTATATCCCTttgtaaatatttacaaaaatattactttgaagaaATATTATACAAAGTTTTACAGAATTTTTTTGGTTTTACAGAAATAACTGAAACCTGTTCATTTTAGGTTGGATTTTGACTCAACACAATATAGAACCTAGATGAAGAAAGCAAAAGTTTGACGACAGGAATTAAGTTGCATTAGCGAATTTcttgtaaaattattattagtcTTGTAGAGATTTATGAGTGTAGTTCTTCGGTGAAATAGGGTCTCTGACGGAGGAGAGGGtttcaaaaacataatgaaaagaaGATGTATTCATAGTAAAAACTCTGAAATATTTTGTAAAGTGCAGCACAAAATGTTCATTGTCGTGCTGAAAATAGCTGTCAGCACTATTTTACTCCTTTTCACCTTCAGCTGTGGCAGCTTCTGGATCCACCAATTCAGAAAGTACGAATTCCCTACTTAATGTTAGCTTCTTCTCAATACCGGTGATTCTCTGCTTCAGCTTCTGTTGGCTTACATCATACTCAGCCAACAGCCTGGCAAACTTAGTCTGCATGAGCTCTAAGGATGAATACATTCGGGTGACTTTTTCCTCCATATCTTTCGGGTCAGGACCGAGTGCAGCCACATCTAGATCTAACAGTCCATCCTTCATAAGAATCTGCCTTCCTTTCTCCTCCAGCATTGCCTTCGCATCTGGGTACTCTGTGAGAGCTTCCATGAGGTCATCCTTGGACAGGCAGAACAAGTCAGAGTACCCTATACTTCGAATGTTAGCTGTTCTGCGGTTTCCAGCTTTACTTCCCTTGATGTTTAGGATACTGATCTCCCCAAAGTAGCTTCCATCACTAAGGACCACAAACTGTGTAATTCCATCATCTGCCACAACAGCAAGCTTTCCTTCCTTGATGATGTACATTTCCCTGCCAATGTCCCCTTTGCGACAGATGTAATCACTCGGGCTAAAGACCTGTGGCCTTAGCTTCAACACCAGCTCAACCAGTAGTCCGGCCTCACAATCTGCAAAGATACGCACTTTCTTTAGCGTGTCAAGGTGGACATTGATGGCGATCTCTGCACGCAGCTTGTCTGGGAGATATTTCAGGACATCTCTTTCATCCACTGCTTTCTTGTTTGTCCACAAATAATCAAACCATTTGATGACTCTCTTTTCCAGATCTTTGTCGACCTTTCGAAAGTGCATGTACTGCTTGATGGCATCAATCCTGGCCTGGAAATCTGCTCTGGCAGCGTTCATGTTGGAAATCATGGAACCCACATTGCCGACAATGGTAGCGAAAATCAACACTCCAACCAAGAAGTCAATGACTACAAAGAAGTACTCAGAGTCTTGGACTGGAGGAGGGGTTTCTCCAATGGTGGTAAGGGTCAGAGTGGACCAGTAAAGGCTGTAAGCATATTTCCGGACAAGTCGGCCAAACTCTGGATCCGACACATTTGGGTAGACCCAGGTATCTTCTCCAAAGCCGATAGCTTTGGAAAAGGAGAAGTAAAGGCACGCGTTCCAGTGAATGATAATCACAATATACATGACCAGGTTGGAGATTCTGAAGATGTTGGGATAGTTGGTTCTCGTTTCTGTTCTTGAGAAGAACTCAAACATGCGGGGAACTCGAAAGAGCTTATTTAATCTCAGTTCCGGGTAGTTTAGTCCAGTTTTGAAGAACAGAAAATCAGTTGGTATCATTGACACCAAATCCAGTCTAAATTGTACACTTGTCACGTATCGCTGACGTAGCTTTTGCTCATCTTTGACCAGCAAACCTTGCTCCAGATAACCTATTTCAAAAGAAATACATGAAGACAGTAAAATTAgttttaatgctaaatatatcTTATTCTTCTCTACTGATTGAGCACAAATCAGGCATTAGCTTATACTTGCAAATATGATTATTaaagtacatttttgttttaattcttatttgtttatttttatttctttcgcTGCTCAATTTGGATAATGTTGCATTACCGCTGAACCCAATTACCAATAAACCGGGGAATTATTCTGTACTTACTAATGTGTCCTTCCACAATTTTATAAAAGGAGGACCACGGATATAAATCATATACAGTAGCAATTACAACTAGTGATGACATGACAAGTTAAAGCTATATTTATCTGACCAAGACACATCTAAATAGGTCCTACTTTTCCCTCAGGCTTACGTGTCATTTATTAAACGTTCTATGTTTTACTGTAAGCTCTTTTGACATGCTGATAACAGGATTGAAACAATAACTTATGAGGATGCACTCACCTGTTCTTGTCCTGAAAAACATATCAGCCAGGTAAATGACATCTGATACATAGTCTATTATGAACCAAGTGGTTATGTAGTCATGCTGTAGCTCCTCAAAACATGctctgcaaacaaaataaaaaacaaaaacaaaacataccatTGTCTAAGAAGGCATCTATTAAGACTGATTGACAGAAGCCAGCTAGCTGGGAAGCCTACATTATGCACCAACCACAAAAATATTAGGATGcaatgtgattttcttttttttctgataagACTTTAATTCTTGAGACTACTGGATTACAAATGCCCTTcatttaatcattttcagcaagCTGTAAAGAATTAGGTTTTCTGGCTGATGAACTGGGAAACGACTTCAAGGTTAATGACTgtgtcagagacaacaacaatAGTTTATGGATGTTTAAGTATGGGTCCGGATTGCTAGTTATTACAACGAACAAACATCACGCATTCTCTGTTTACTTCAATAGCCTACCACCAAATTACAGCCCCGGGGATTCAAAAAACGTCTTtactttattagtgttgttgaacacGTTAGCGTGACGGCATAACGGTATTTATAAAAGGATATTACTGTGGGAAGCGAAATATCATtttttgtaaaatgctttaagtaaatgttttaaaaaaagtcaagTTGAAATATAATGGGTCTCGACACCTCCTCTCATCAGCGCTTATTTTGGAAAGCGAAGCATTAGCAAGCTTTCACACTGCCACTCCCTGTAACTACATATCCCTCTTCAATGAATGGACAGCTAAACTGAGATCACTGCTATCATTGGTAGCTTCAAGTGTCCAATAAAAGAAAACCATTGATGTTACGAACTGGAGTTTCCACCTATCgttccatttattttttataaaaccttgaagcagccaatgatagcgctagcaatatggggactggtatttaattatggtCTTGAGACTCAATGGAAAATCGGGAGGACAGGCAGGTATGGttcacagccagataatatgcACCCTTgctgcctttatgaaaaatgctttcctgttaaaaatggaCTGACGGTACACATGCGCATCTTAAAAACAACATGGAagtctgcattttattttattggtgtaccagttatgtgaacccttCAATATAACTGTtgtgtttaaatcatttttttcttactttttgttAAATAAAGGGCCCTTTTCTCCCAGGCTAATTCCGGAATCCTGCCCAATATCATGCTACATTACCTGGCTATGATCATGGTCCAGTTGTACATCACAGGCACTGTTATAACAAATAACCAGTTGTAGTATATATTTCCTGCTGGATCAATAACGAAAACTTCCTTCTTAGGCCTGCCAGATGTACACaagataaaacataaataaagagtaataatacaaatacataactCCAATAGTGCTGAAGCAAGGTCAAATGTAATCTTTCTATTGAGTGTTTACTTATGTTCATAAAACAATTTCAAAAACCTCTTCCTTCTAGATCATTAGAAAAAACAAACGACTGTGGTATTGTTATTTCGGTTGTTGTAAGTGTAAGTTACAATATTGTTTAAGTTTGCATTTTAAGCACAGTAAGAACTGATTGAGTTAACGCACACTCATCCCTAGATTAAAGATTCTTTACTTAAACTTGCTTGAAACAAGGTCACTTTTGACACATTAGAAAATTATTGTGAGTGAAAATATTACCAACACTACTAAAAGGGTTTGATTAAGAGACAACACAGTGATGTCTCTCAATTGAagtttggttaaaaaaaagaaaaaaaacacttactcctcctttttctccttctctttttctttctccttctcttttTCCTTCCCCTCCTTTTCTTTCTtatctttcttttcctttttcttttcctttttcccTTCcaattttctgaaaacaaaacaccaaattCACATTCTCACAGCAATGTATTTGAATTAAGGTTTTTGTAATGGAGAAAATGTGTGATTCCAGAAGGTCTGAACTTGCTTACCtctttttatcttttttctttttctttttctcctctCTGAGGAAGAAAGAACATGTTATagatcacttctcattaacaaaAAATGCAATATAAGTATTAAGAGGTACGGTAATGCTTTAATTTATTGAGTTCAGTTTATatgaataaagtttgatatttatgaaGCTTTTCCAGACTGCTATTGACTTCTTAACAACAGTTGAAAACAGTTCCAGAATCAAACATGagcatgtgacagagacagacccgacctgtgagggcgctgtgtaaagggaacagagtgccctggactggatggccagacaattaattccggGTTAGGCGGAAGCCGACCATCTAGAAAGGAGGTGgcgctacggtacactaaattcatcgacctggaagggaaacgatgtggcagccgcacattggaggagcggttgcaattgttaaccaagggggcatgattgacggtatataaggggacatagcgaggtgatctgttcctttgtatgattaaatgctgaaccggaaggagaacgtaaaatatatatcgtgagtgttttgtttgtctaaaatctacttgtttgttattattagaggGCTAACACAACCCGGACCTGTCGCTACAGGTCAGCACAAACCCGGTCAACACTGCACCTTGATCCCGATGagttgtatttgcaccacaagcactacagaactcactctggacttgtgaccgtgttttgtgtattagtgtgtgtttaaaaaaatactgcgTATAGTAGTTGAGGACTCAACCTGTGGATTTAACAGAGCcatacgcatcgctgtgtattgcctgttctctttattgtttactgttgtcatcagactttggattataaataaatcatcatttcaccagtactttgttgtttgtccttgtctaaAGCACTGCATCgcccctacacctgcgcactgaaTTGCCACAGCTTTGTGTGGTGGCTACTTTTCACTATGTCTGCTTTCTTTACAACACTAGCTAATTTACTACATATGTACAGGGCAACGAAGCAATGATCCAAATAATCTCTGACAAAATAAAGATCAGTTCCATCGATTATTATTGGGGAGTGGCTTGGTTCTAGCTGACACAGCTAAAGATCAATACATACTCGCAAGTTAACTACATAGAATCTGCACGATTACGCAGTTAAACTGGTAACACAATCATTAGGTATCTCAAAATACACTGTCATAACAGACATTTGGTTGTGTAGCAACATGTTTACTTACTAAATGAATAAGGTTGCTAGTTAGCTTCTTTTGTAATTACACAATTTACATATGTGGttatgtatttacaatgtaacttATGTAATTGCACTATAGTTATGTAAAATATTATGATAAACAGAAACATTTCtggattgtatttgtattttcaaCACATAAcgatatgatatatatatatgtatatatatatatatatatatatatatatatatatatatatatatatatatatatatattttttttttttttttaattgatttcaagTAGGGACCAACAGTATCCCCAGTTGTAATTAAGAGGCACTAAAACTGAAACAAATTCAGATACAGGTACATCTGAAAAATACAACACTGCTATTGAAGCTCCCTATATTACTTAGCAatgggttttgtttattgtaCTTACTCATCTTTGTTATTGCTGCGGTTAGTGTTATATTGAGCCACCGAACCAGGTAGGTATTGATCCCTgttaaataacaaatataaatacactttattaaacaataaatactttatagtcttatatataataaatatataactagTTTCTAGGTATCGGTAAGAGTAATGATGAAATAATGAAGTTCATTCaaaagat encodes the following:
- the LOC117420421 gene encoding cyclic nucleotide-gated channel rod photoreceptor subunit alpha-like, with the translated sequence MTSVINTHQTYLRPPRIVLPGMDEELERMESGESRDQYLPGSVAQYNTNRSNNKDEEEKKKKKKDKKRKLEGKKEKKKEKKDKKEKEGKEKEKEKEKEKEKKEEPKKEVFVIDPAGNIYYNWLFVITVPVMYNWTMIIARACFEELQHDYITTWFIIDYVSDVIYLADMFFRTRTGYLEQGLLVKDEQKLRQRYVTSVQFRLDLVSMIPTDFLFFKTGLNYPELRLNKLFRVPRMFEFFSRTETRTNYPNIFRISNLVMYIVIIIHWNACLYFSFSKAIGFGEDTWVYPNVSDPEFGRLVRKYAYSLYWSTLTLTTIGETPPPVQDSEYFFVVIDFLVGVLIFATIVGNVGSMISNMNAARADFQARIDAIKQYMHFRKVDKDLEKRVIKWFDYLWTNKKAVDERDVLKYLPDKLRAEIAINVHLDTLKKVRIFADCEAGLLVELVLKLRPQVFSPSDYICRKGDIGREMYIIKEGKLAVVADDGITQFVVLSDGSYFGEISILNIKGSKAGNRRTANIRSIGYSDLFCLSKDDLMEALTEYPDAKAMLEEKGRQILMKDGLLDLDVAALGPDPKDMEEKVTRMYSSLELMQTKFARLLAEYDVSQQKLKQRITGIEKKLTLSREFVLSELVDPEAATAEGEKE